A window of the Dongshaea marina genome harbors these coding sequences:
- a CDS encoding Calx-beta domain-containing protein, with protein MNLSNPSLGQITDDSATATITDQADADALRFSLSNDVTVAEGQDASFAVSLSGGSLAAGQSVTMQLTTAEGTAVAADFGDITLGSGQNASYDAATGTLTINGPMADGGEINFSVPTVDDTTYEGDEQFSVNLSNPSLGQISDDSATATITDQADADALRFSLSNDVTVAEGQDASFAVSLSGGSLAAGQSVTMQLTTAEGTAVAADFGDITLGSGQNASYDAATGTLTINGPMADGGEINFSVPTVDDTTYEGDEQFSVNLSNPSLGQISDDSATATITDQADADALRFSLSNDVTVAEGQDASFAVSLSGGSLAAGQSVTMQLTTAEGTAVAADFGDITLGSGQNASYDAATGTLIINGPMADGGEINFSVPTVDDTTYEGDEQFSVNLSNPSLGQISDDSATATITDQADADALRFSLSNDVTVAEGQDASFAVSLSGGSLAAGQSVTMQLTTAEGTAVAADFGDITLGSGQNASYDAATGTLTINGPMADGGEINFSVPTVDDTTYEGDEQFSVNLSNPSLGQISDDSATATITDQADADALRFSLSNDVTVAEGQDASFAVSLSGGSLAAGQSVTMQLTTAEGTAVAADFGDITLGSGQNASYDAATGTLTINGPMADGGEINFSVPTVDDTTYEGDEQFSVNLSNPSLGQISDDSATATITDQADADALRFSLSNDVTVAEGQDASFAVSLSGGSLAAGQSVTMQLTTAEGTAVAADFGDITLGSGQNASYDAATGTLTINGPMADGGEINFSVPTVDDTTYEGDEQFSVNLSNPSLGQISDDSATATITDQADADALRFSLSNDVTVAEGQDASFAVSLSGGSLAAGQSVTMQLTTAEGTAVAADFGDITLGSGQNASYDAATGTLTINGPMADGGEINFSVPTVDDTTYEGDEQFSVNLSNPSLGQISDDSATATITDQADADALRFSLSNDVTVAEGQDASFAVSLSGGSLAAGQSVTMQLTTAEGTAVAADFGDITLGSGQNASYDAATGTLTINGPMADGGEINFSVPTVDDTTYEGDEQFSVNLSNPSLGQISDDSATATITDQADADALRFSLSNDVTVAEGQDASFAVSLSGGSLAAGQSVTMQLTTAEGTAVAADFGDITLGSGQNASYDAATGTLTINGPMADGGEINFSVPTVDDTTYEGDEQFSVNLSNPSLGQISDDSATATITDQGDADALTFSLTGTGSVAEGAAASYSITLGGRNIDDGESVTLKLTTEDGSALKGVDFEALVAGAGQSVVYDAVSGELTVQGPLDIGDRLDFTVNTIEDNTYEGNETYQVNLGTVDVGSVSGSGVVETTITDTSAVTVRLVACDKDGNIIDDSRFSYNETVQDLIDDADNTFHGTPLADQLVGSDQADAFYGDALSDQMVGHDGNDVFISGEGDEAIYGGHEGSLPDDADGTDTVIYKGNFSDYTIRFVEDGTNITLNIVDNRYDASKGWAHADNQGLDTYEAGDNLYSIEKLIFNDGVYLVEGGKLVKEGETAYYKTILVDDDGNLISDAEGTVDVTFTDGTATVDDYSTSGQTMSVNLNEVFSASALEDNKIEATETYKVSLNQGASNVSIGGTHYDNVVEDLTPVVTNIIDDDSLSDITVTVDEAALLNQDSEIVGGDFKVGVADSVDVLKFNLSPEQQNALNNMTSEGQKLDYSITDDGTILTSVIHGTTDKVFEVTLNSSEDSTTANVKLYKPVDHAPGQDKNELPLKLGVEVTDTNGHRLSDATLTVNIKDSVPDRGPDIQQDVDVNVENTADYQVVVMLDVSGSMQSQVPVYDETGQFIGYQSSIQVALEAIEDMLFEYAQGGDVTFYGSTFSNSTTQNAPITISQGSSMEQIKSQLGSWEAQAIHEVNQGQYTDYDQAASGIESTVGSYGDMISEGHGNLYFISDGESSSDTSGLAERINNNVLGDNNYFENNWSIGIGFSSDDVAHLTAMTGGDPDEVITVDQATDLSDILVDAAQGEVRGDVIDGTLPVVEGGTVHSIEVQGHTYFAQDYANKNTADASDDFVLSKEIQDDSGNALGKLTFNFETGDYKFKPSGDSLDDFTLKYDLIDTDGDISGKSEVDFNLVPVSEVHTQESVSLNAVEHQLVILLDTSGSMGDKSDPNSNFSKAQESIVKMAYEYAQTGSVVLHGMGFASSASAVEAFRIKQGSSYEEVESKLESQWFNALNVEGGTNYQSAAEALESYLAQGDNRTEITDGNGQLYFISDGQPTEGFRANTPFYKDIFGNWHEGTSLIHSEIDGGELLTQEMDSILDSGAFDNHWSIGVGGVDNSDLQAMAGGDDSQVIPMNDFSDLDAALEATIPQPETTGDVMKSVDGMRVNTITIGSVEYKDPGHDDPVKITVYEDSGSKVVGTLDFNFSDGTYSFVPSGESKQDFTMSYDFIDSDGDVSKGKNSVEFNLDGGSCDVWLNNVSQEHGYDNSFGVYTLNAQGEIDSFQLLISSSQDIKGQVGQSLGASYETGEKVGFFIINNEYADATVTQSNLSFDKQDDGSYRALINGVEMDNAFFTNASFNADGKQHFQIGTRNPDGTIDEGQTNLDGSLTIGIEDQYNLGPSDDKDYTDVVFDIKPSRPGMTIEADDILISSSDLSSGDSQEIILYGLDDVSENFIIPDQPAAEVHIQQFNSEKGDRIDLSHVLDSSAQEQLNAFLADEDPEASDLTSLDVSISSKGNDIELKVQNEDQQEVTIVLDDFGGSSVGQQNYEDLLQDIVKGPTVE; from the coding sequence GTGAACCTGAGCAACCCATCCCTGGGTCAGATCACCGATGACTCGGCGACGGCGACCATTACGGACCAGGCGGATGCAGACGCCCTGCGGTTCAGCCTGAGTAATGATGTGACGGTGGCCGAGGGGCAGGATGCGAGCTTCGCGGTCTCCCTGAGTGGCGGCAGCCTGGCGGCGGGTCAGAGTGTGACCATGCAGCTGACCACGGCGGAAGGCACCGCGGTGGCGGCGGACTTCGGGGATATTACCCTGGGTTCAGGGCAGAACGCCAGCTATGACGCGGCGACCGGCACCCTGACCATCAATGGTCCGATGGCGGATGGCGGCGAAATCAACTTCAGCGTGCCCACGGTGGATGACACCACCTATGAGGGGGACGAGCAGTTCAGTGTGAACCTGAGCAACCCATCCCTGGGTCAGATCAGCGATGACTCGGCGACGGCGACCATTACAGACCAGGCGGATGCAGACGCCCTGCGGTTCAGCCTGAGTAATGATGTGACGGTGGCCGAGGGGCAGGATGCGAGCTTCGCGGTCTCCCTGAGTGGCGGCAGCCTGGCGGCGGGTCAGAGTGTGACCATGCAGCTGACCACGGCGGAAGGCACCGCGGTGGCGGCGGACTTCGGGGATATCACCCTGGGTTCAGGGCAGAACGCCAGCTATGACGCGGCGACCGGCACCCTGACCATCAATGGTCCGATGGCGGATGGCGGCGAGATCAACTTCAGCGTGCCCACGGTGGATGACACCACCTATGAGGGGGACGAGCAGTTCAGTGTGAACCTGAGCAACCCATCCCTGGGTCAGATCAGCGATGACTCGGCGACGGCGACCATTACGGACCAGGCGGATGCAGACGCCCTGCGGTTCAGCCTGAGTAATGATGTGACGGTGGCCGAGGGGCAGGATGCGAGCTTCGCGGTCTCCCTGAGTGGCGGCAGCCTGGCGGCGGGTCAGAGTGTGACCATGCAGCTGACCACGGCGGAAGGCACCGCGGTGGCGGCGGACTTCGGGGATATCACCCTGGGTTCAGGGCAGAACGCCAGCTATGACGCGGCGACCGGCACCCTGATCATCAATGGTCCGATGGCGGATGGCGGCGAGATCAACTTCAGCGTGCCCACGGTGGATGACACCACCTATGAGGGGGACGAGCAGTTCAGTGTGAACCTGAGCAACCCATCCCTGGGTCAGATCAGCGATGACTCGGCGACGGCGACCATTACGGACCAGGCGGATGCAGACGCCCTGCGGTTCAGCCTGAGTAATGATGTGACGGTGGCCGAGGGGCAGGATGCGAGCTTCGCGGTCTCCCTGAGTGGCGGCAGCCTGGCGGCGGGTCAGAGTGTGACCATGCAGCTGACCACGGCGGAAGGCACCGCGGTGGCGGCGGACTTCGGGGATATCACCCTGGGTTCAGGGCAGAACGCCAGCTATGACGCGGCGACCGGCACCCTGACCATCAATGGTCCGATGGCGGATGGCGGCGAGATCAACTTCAGCGTGCCCACGGTGGATGACACCACCTATGAGGGGGACGAGCAGTTCAGTGTGAACCTGAGCAACCCATCCCTGGGTCAGATCAGCGATGACTCGGCGACGGCGACCATTACGGATCAGGCGGATGCGGACGCCCTGCGGTTCAGCCTGAGTAATGATGTGACGGTGGCCGAGGGGCAGGATGCGAGCTTCGCGGTCTCCCTGAGTGGCGGCAGCCTGGCGGCGGGTCAGAGTGTGACCATGCAGCTGACCACGGCGGAAGGCACCGCGGTGGCGGCGGACTTCGGGGATATCACCCTGGGTTCAGGGCAGAACGCCAGCTATGACGCGGCGACCGGCACCCTGACCATCAATGGTCCGATGGCGGATGGCGGCGAGATCAACTTCAGCGTGCCCACGGTGGATGACACCACCTATGAGGGGGACGAGCAGTTCAGTGTGAACCTGAGCAACCCATCCCTGGGTCAGATCAGCGATGACTCGGCGACGGCGACCATTACGGACCAGGCGGATGCAGACGCCCTGCGATTCAGCCTGAGTAATGATGTGACGGTGGCCGAGGGGCAGGATGCGAGCTTCGCGGTCTCCCTGAGTGGCGGCAGCCTGGCGGCGGGTCAGAGTGTGACCATGCAGCTGACCACGGCGGAAGGCACCGCGGTGGCGGCGGACTTCGGGGATATCACCCTGGGTTCAGGGCAGAACGCCAGCTATGACGCGGCGACCGGCACCCTGACCATCAATGGTCCGATGGCGGATGGCGGCGAGATCAACTTCAGCGTGCCCACGGTGGATGACACCACCTATGAGGGGGACGAGCAATTCAGTGTGAACCTGAGCAACCCATCCCTGGGTCAGATCAGCGATGACTCGGCGACGGCGACCATTACGGACCAGGCGGATGCAGACGCCCTGCGGTTCAGCCTGAGTAATGATGTGACGGTGGCCGAGGGGCAGGATGCGAGCTTCGCGGTCTCCCTGAGTGGCGGCAGCCTGGCGGCGGGTCAGAGTGTGACCATGCAGCTGACCACGGCGGAAGGCACCGCGGTGGCGGCGGACTTCGGGGATATCACCCTGGGTTCAGGGCAGAACGCCAGCTATGACGCGGCGACCGGCACCCTGACCATCAATGGTCCGATGGCGGATGGCGGCGAGATCAACTTCAGCGTGCCCACGGTGGATGACACCACCTATGAGGGGGACGAGCAGTTCAGTGTGAACCTGAGCAACCCATCCCTGGGTCAGATCAGCGATGACTCGGCGACGGCGACCATTACGGACCAGGCGGATGCAGACGCCCTGCGGTTCAGCCTGAGTAATGATGTGACGGTGGCCGAGGGGCAGGATGCGAGCTTCGCGGTCTCCCTGAGTGGCGGCAGCCTGGCGGCGGGTCAGAGTGTGACCATGCAGCTGACCACGGCGGAAGGCACCGCGGTGGCGGCGGACTTCGGGGATATCACCCTGGGTTCAGGGCAGAACGCCAGCTATGACGCGGCGACCGGCACCCTGACCATCAATGGTCCGATGGCGGATGGCGGCGAGATCAACTTCAGCGTGCCCACGGTGGATGACACCACCTATGAGGGGGACGAGCAGTTCAGTGTGAACCTGAGCAACCCATCCCTGGGTCAGATCAGCGATGACTCGGCGACGGCGACCATTACGGACCAGGCGGATGCGGATGCCCTGCGGTTCAGCCTGAGTAATGATGTGACGGTGGCCGAGGGGCAGGATGCGAGCTTCGCGGTCTCCCTGAGTGGGGGCAGCCTGGCGGCGGGTCAGAGTGTGACCATGCAGCTGACCACGGCGGAAGGCACCGCGGTGGCGGCGGATTTCGGGGATATCACCCTGGGTTCAGGGCAGAACGCCAGCTATGACGCGGCGACCGGCACCCTGACCATCAATGGTCCGATGGCGGATGGCGGCGAGATCAACTTCAGCGTGCCCACGGTGGATGACACCACCTATGAGGGGGACGAGCAGTTCAGTGTGAACCTGAGCAACCCATCCCTGGGTCAGATCAGCGATGACTCGGCGACGGCGACCATTACAGACCAGGGGGATGCGGATGCCCTGACCTTCAGCTTGACTGGCACGGGCAGTGTGGCCGAGGGGGCTGCGGCGAGCTACAGCATCACGCTGGGTGGCCGGAATATCGATGACGGTGAAAGTGTCACGCTGAAGCTGACCACCGAAGATGGCTCGGCACTCAAGGGCGTGGATTTTGAGGCTCTGGTGGCGGGTGCAGGCCAGAGTGTGGTGTACGATGCGGTCAGTGGTGAGCTGACGGTGCAGGGGCCACTGGATATTGGAGACCGCCTCGACTTTACGGTGAATACGATCGAAGACAACACATATGAGGGGAATGAGACCTACCAGGTTAATCTGGGGACGGTGGATGTAGGCAGCGTGTCCGGAAGTGGTGTGGTGGAGACCACGATCACGGATACAAGTGCAGTTACAGTTAGACTCGTTGCTTGTGACAAAGATGGCAACATCATAGATGATTCAAGGTTTAGTTATAACGAAACTGTGCAGGATCTCATTGATGATGCTGATAATACTTTCCATGGTACGCCTTTAGCGGATCAGCTGGTTGGTAGTGATCAGGCTGATGCATTCTATGGAGATGCTTTATCGGATCAGATGGTTGGGCACGATGGTAATGATGTCTTTATTAGTGGTGAGGGAGATGAGGCCATCTATGGTGGTCATGAAGGATCTTTACCTGACGATGCTGATGGTACAGATACAGTTATCTACAAGGGTAACTTCTCTGACTACACCATTCGCTTTGTTGAAGATGGTACCAATATTACCCTGAATATTGTGGATAACAGGTACGATGCGAGTAAAGGTTGGGCTCATGCAGACAATCAGGGACTGGATACTTACGAGGCAGGAGATAACTTATATAGCATAGAGAAACTTATTTTCAATGATGGTGTATATCTGGTTGAAGGCGGTAAGTTAGTGAAAGAAGGTGAGACAGCTTACTACAAGACTATCCTGGTTGATGATGATGGTAATCTGATTTCTGATGCTGAGGGCACTGTCGATGTGACCTTCACTGATGGCACAGCTACAGTCGATGATTATTCAACCTCTGGTCAAACCATGTCGGTTAACCTCAATGAAGTCTTCAGTGCTTCAGCTCTTGAAGATAACAAGATAGAAGCTACTGAAACCTATAAGGTATCTCTCAATCAAGGGGCTTCTAATGTATCCATAGGCGGTACTCACTACGATAATGTTGTAGAAGACCTAACACCAGTTGTAACGAACATTATAGATGACGACTCGCTAAGTGATATTACCGTTACGGTCGATGAGGCTGCTTTACTCAATCAGGATTCTGAGATAGTCGGCGGAGATTTTAAGGTTGGGGTTGCTGATAGCGTAGATGTTCTCAAATTCAACCTGTCTCCCGAACAGCAGAATGCTCTTAATAATATGACCTCTGAAGGACAGAAGCTGGATTATTCCATCACAGATGATGGAACTATTCTCACTTCGGTTATCCATGGAACCACTGATAAAGTATTTGAGGTTACTCTAAACTCATCAGAGGATAGTACGACAGCTAATGTTAAATTGTATAAGCCGGTCGATCATGCTCCGGGCCAAGATAAGAACGAACTACCTCTTAAGCTTGGTGTCGAGGTGACAGACACCAATGGCCACAGGTTAAGTGATGCAACCCTGACCGTAAATATAAAAGACTCAGTTCCTGATCGTGGGCCTGATATTCAACAAGATGTTGATGTTAATGTTGAGAATACCGCAGATTATCAAGTGGTGGTCATGTTGGATGTATCAGGTTCTATGCAATCCCAAGTACCTGTTTACGATGAGACCGGTCAATTTATAGGGTACCAATCTAGCATTCAGGTTGCACTTGAAGCAATTGAGGATATGTTGTTTGAGTATGCTCAGGGCGGCGATGTAACATTTTATGGCTCAACGTTCTCAAACTCAACGACTCAGAATGCTCCAATTACGATCTCCCAGGGAAGTTCAATGGAGCAGATTAAGAGTCAGCTTGGATCCTGGGAAGCACAAGCTATCCATGAAGTTAATCAAGGGCAGTACACTGATTATGATCAAGCAGCTTCAGGTATCGAAAGTACAGTTGGCTCTTATGGTGACATGATCTCTGAAGGCCATGGCAATCTATACTTTATATCTGACGGTGAGTCTTCGTCAGATACGAGTGGCTTAGCAGAACGGATAAATAACAATGTATTAGGTGATAACAATTACTTTGAAAATAACTGGTCCATCGGCATAGGCTTTTCAAGCGATGATGTTGCTCATTTAACCGCGATGACAGGCGGTGATCCTGATGAAGTTATTACGGTTGATCAGGCAACAGATCTCAGTGATATTTTGGTTGATGCTGCACAAGGAGAAGTTCGCGGAGATGTGATTGATGGAACGCTTCCTGTGGTTGAGGGGGGCACAGTTCACTCAATTGAAGTTCAGGGACACACTTATTTTGCTCAAGATTACGCAAATAAGAATACTGCGGATGCTAGTGATGATTTTGTGTTGAGCAAAGAGATTCAGGATGATTCAGGAAATGCACTTGGTAAACTCACATTCAACTTTGAAACGGGTGATTATAAATTTAAACCAAGCGGTGATTCACTAGATGATTTTACCTTGAAGTATGATCTGATCGATACTGATGGGGATATATCTGGTAAGTCAGAAGTCGATTTCAACTTGGTGCCTGTTAGTGAGGTCCACACGCAGGAATCTGTATCTTTGAATGCTGTTGAGCATCAACTGGTTATTCTCCTTGATACATCTGGATCCATGGGAGATAAGTCAGATCCCAACAGTAATTTTTCAAAAGCACAAGAATCTATTGTGAAGATGGCGTACGAGTATGCTCAGACAGGTAGTGTTGTTTTACATGGAATGGGTTTTGCGAGTTCAGCTTCAGCTGTTGAAGCCTTTAGAATCAAGCAGGGTAGTAGCTATGAAGAGGTTGAAAGTAAACTCGAATCTCAGTGGTTTAATGCCCTTAACGTTGAGGGTGGAACCAACTATCAGAGTGCGGCTGAGGCTTTAGAAAGCTACCTTGCTCAAGGAGATAATAGAACTGAAATCACTGATGGTAATGGCCAACTTTACTTTATTTCAGATGGTCAGCCAACAGAAGGTTTTAGAGCAAATACTCCTTTCTACAAAGACATATTTGGTAATTGGCATGAAGGAACCTCGTTAATTCATTCTGAGATTGATGGAGGAGAACTTCTTACTCAAGAGATGGATAGCATCCTTGATAGTGGGGCTTTTGATAATCATTGGTCTATCGGTGTTGGGGGGGTAGATAACTCAGACTTACAAGCAATGGCAGGGGGTGATGATAGCCAAGTTATCCCAATGAATGACTTTAGTGACTTAGATGCAGCTCTCGAAGCGACGATACCACAGCCTGAGACAACTGGAGATGTTATGAAGTCTGTGGATGGGATGCGAGTCAACACTATCACTATTGGTAGTGTGGAGTACAAGGATCCGGGCCATGATGATCCTGTTAAGATAACAGTTTATGAGGATTCAGGCTCGAAAGTAGTTGGAACTTTAGACTTCAACTTCAGTGATGGTACTTACTCTTTCGTACCAAGTGGAGAGAGCAAGCAAGACTTTACAATGAGTTATGACTTTATTGATTCAGATGGGGATGTATCTAAGGGGAAAAATAGTGTTGAGTTTAATCTTGATGGTGGTTCCTGTGATGTCTGGCTAAATAATGTAAGTCAGGAGCATGGCTATGACAATTCATTTGGTGTTTATACGCTAAATGCCCAAGGAGAGATTGATAGCTTCCAGCTTCTGATCAGTTCATCACAGGACATCAAAGGACAAGTGGGTCAGAGTTTAGGTGCAAGTTATGAAACGGGAGAAAAAGTAGGCTTCTTCATTATCAATAACGAATATGCTGATGCCACTGTTACCCAGAGTAATCTGAGCTTTGATAAGCAAGATGATGGGAGCTACCGGGCGCTAATTAATGGTGTTGAAATGGATAACGCATTCTTCACGAATGCATCATTTAATGCAGATGGGAAACAGCATTTCCAGATTGGCACCAGAAACCCAGATGGAACTATAGACGAGGGACAAACAAATCTAGATGGTTCTTTAACCATAGGTATTGAGGATCAATATAATTTAGGCCCATCGGATGACAAGGATTACACCGATGTGGTCTTTGATATTAAGCCAAGTCGTCCAGGGATGACTATTGAGGCTGATGATATATTAATTAGCTCGAGTGATCTATCTTCAGGTGATTCACAAGAGATCATTCTTTATGGTCTAGATGATGTGAGTGAGAACTTCATCATTCCTGATCAACCTGCAGCTGAGGTGCATATTCAACAGTTCAACTCAGAGAAAGGTGATCGGATTGATCTATCGCATGTGTTGGATAGCTCCGCGCAGGAACAACTGAATGCGTTCCTAGCAGATGAAGATCCTGAAGCTTCAGATTTAACGAGTCTGGATGTATCTATTAGCTCTAAGGGCAATGATATTGAGCTGAAGGTTCAGAATGAGGATCAACAGGAAGTTACGATTGTTCTCGATGACTTTGGAGGGTCGAGTGTAGGACAACAAAACTATGAGGACCTTTTACAAGATATAGTCAAAGGTCCGACAGTTGAATGA
- a CDS encoding retention module-containing protein has protein sequence MASSNEIFSCVVTRLNGEAYLINSEGEKIPLQLGQEVDPNSLIVTSEGSSVLLQGEGFSQQLGENSILNLKGAELGTESPHIVNSDDLDLAALQQAVLDGGDPTELFEAAAAGGGVSDSIQEGASVSRTGAETLAEAGFDTQFSPAEAQDQQQAADTPFIETAQEEIAPQVSPIVSLSGPGQVTESDGSAVYTISLDQPSDQDITVTINYTPGTATGGGVDYQEGFTQVTIPAGQTSANFTVEIIDDALAEGDENYSVEITGTSGGNSQLGGDTIIETTITDQADADALRFSLSNDVTVAEGQDASFAVSLSGGSLAAGQSVTMQLTTAEGTAVAADFGDITLGSGQNASYDAATGTLTINGPMADGGEINFSVPTVDDTTYEGDEQFSVNLSNPSLGQISDDSATATITDQADADALRFSLSNDVTVAEGQDASFAVSLSGGSLAAGQSVTMQLTTAEGTAVAADFGDITLGSGQNASYDAATGTLTINGPMADGGEINFSVPTVDDTTYEGDEQFSVNLSNPSLGQISDDSATATITDQADADALRFSLSNDVTVAEGQDASFAVSLSGGSLAAGQSVTMQLTTAEGTAVAADFGDITLGSGQNASYDAATGTLTINGPMADGGEINFSVPTVDDTTYEGDEQFSVNLSNPSLGQISDDSATATITDQADADALRFSLSNDVTVAEGQDASFAVSLSGGSLAAGQSVTMQLTTAEGTAVAADFGDITLGSGQNASYDAATGTLTINGPMADGGEINFSVPTVDDTTYEGDEQFSVNLSNPSLGQISDDSATATITDQADADALRFSLSNDVTVAEGQDASFAVSLSGGSLAAGQSVTMQLTTAEGTAVAADFGDITLGSGQNASYDAATGTLTINGPMADGGEINFSVPTVDDTTYEGDEQFSVNLSNPSLGQISDDSATATITDQADADALRFSLSNDVTVAEGQDASFAVSLSGGSLAAGQSVTMQLTTAEGTAVAADFGDITLGSGQNASYDAATGTLTINGPMADGGEINFSVPTVDDTTYEGTSSSV, from the coding sequence ATGGCTAGCTCAAATGAAATATTCAGTTGTGTAGTTACCCGTCTTAATGGTGAAGCTTATCTGATTAACTCAGAGGGTGAGAAAATCCCCCTGCAACTTGGCCAGGAGGTGGATCCCAATTCACTAATCGTCACCAGTGAGGGCAGCTCTGTTCTACTTCAGGGAGAAGGCTTTAGTCAGCAGTTAGGTGAAAACAGTATTTTGAACCTGAAAGGTGCGGAGCTTGGCACAGAATCTCCCCATATAGTGAATAGTGATGATCTTGATCTGGCCGCACTTCAGCAAGCCGTGCTTGATGGCGGAGATCCGACTGAGCTATTTGAGGCCGCAGCTGCGGGCGGCGGTGTTAGTGATAGTATTCAAGAGGGTGCATCGGTTTCCCGTACCGGCGCAGAAACTTTGGCAGAAGCAGGTTTTGATACTCAGTTCTCCCCAGCTGAGGCTCAGGATCAGCAGCAAGCCGCAGATACCCCTTTTATTGAGACAGCACAAGAAGAGATCGCTCCCCAGGTCTCACCCATAGTCTCCCTGTCTGGTCCGGGACAGGTGACAGAGTCCGATGGTTCAGCTGTGTATACCATTAGTTTGGATCAGCCTTCTGATCAGGATATTACAGTCACCATCAACTATACCCCGGGCACAGCTACCGGTGGCGGTGTTGACTATCAAGAAGGATTTACTCAGGTCACTATTCCAGCCGGACAAACCTCAGCCAATTTCACCGTAGAGATCATTGATGATGCCTTAGCGGAAGGTGATGAAAATTACAGTGTCGAAATAACTGGTACATCTGGCGGTAACTCACAGTTGGGTGGAGATACCATTATTGAAACAACGATAACCGACCAGGCGGATGCCGATGCCCTGCGGTTCAGCCTGAGTAATGATGTGACGGTGGCCGAGGGGCAGGATGCGAGCTTCGCGGTCTCCCTGAGTGGCGGCAGCCTGGCGGCGGGTCAGAGTGTGACCATGCAGCTGACCACGGCGGAAGGCACCGCGGTGGCGGCGGACTTCGGGGATATTACCCTGGGTTCAGGGCAGAACGCCAGCTATGACGCGGCGACCGGCACCCTGACCATCAATGGTCCGATGGCGGATGGCGGCGAAATCAACTTCAGCGTGCCCACGGTGGATGACACCACCTATGAGGGGGACGAGCAGTTCAGTGTGAACCTGAGCAACCCATCCCTGGGTCAGATCAGCGATGACTCGGCGACGGCGACCATTACAGACCAGGCGGATGCAGACGCCCTGCGGTTCAGCCTGAGTAATGATGTGACGGTGGCCGAGGGGCAGGATGCGAGCTTCGCGGTCTCCCTGAGTGGCGGCAGCCTGGCGGCGGGTCAGAGTGTGACCATGCAGCTGACCACGGCGGAAGGCACCGCGGTGGCGGCGGACTTCGGGGATATCACCCTGGGTTCAGGGCAGAACGCCAGCTATGACGCGGCGACCGGCACCCTGACCATCAATGGTCCGATGGCGGATGGCGGCGAGATCAACTTCAGCGTGCCCACGGTGGATGACACCACCTATGAGGGGGACGAGCAGTTCAGTGTGAACCTGAGCAACCCATCCCTGGGTCAGATCAGCGATGACTCGGCGACGGCGACCATTACGGACCAGGCGGATGCAGACGCCCTGCGGTTCAGCCTGAGTAATGATGTGACGGTGGCCGAGGGGCAGGATGCGAGCTTCGCGGTCTCCCTGAGTGGCGGCAGCCTGGCGGCGGGTCAGAGTGTGACCATGCAGCTGACCACGGCGGAAGGCACCGCGGTGGCGGCGGACTTCGGGGATATCACCCTGGGTTCAGGGCAGAACGCCAGCTATGACGCGGCGACCGGCACCCTGACCATCAATGGTCCGATGGCGGATGGCGGCGAGATCAACTTCAGCGTGCCCACGGTGGATGACACCACCTATGAGGGGGACGAGCAGTTCAGTGTGAACCTGAGCAACCCATCCCTGGGTCAGATCAGCGATGACTCGGCGACGGCGACCATTACGGACCAGGCGGATGCAGACGCCCTGCGGTTCAGCCTGAGTAATGATGTGACGGTGGCCGAGGGGCAGGATGCGAGCTTCGCGGTCTCCCTGAGTGGCGGCAGCCTGGCGGCGGGTCAGAGTGTGACCATGCAGCTGACCACGGCGGAAGGCACCGCGGTGGCGGCGGACTTCGGGGATATCACCCTGGGTTCAGGGCAGAACGCCAGCTATGACGCGGCGACCGGCACCCTGACCATCAATGGTCCGATGGCGGATGGCGGCGAAATCAACTTCAGCGTGCCCACGGTGGATGACACCACCTATGAGGGGGACGAGCAGTTCAGTGTGAACCTGAGCAACCCATCCCTGGGTCAGATCAGCGATGACTCGGCGACGGCGACCATTACAGACCAGGCGGATGCAGACGCCCTGCGGTTCAGCCTGAGTAATGATGTGACGGTGGCCGAGGGGCAGGATGCGAGCTTCGCGGTCTCCCTGAGTGGCGGCAGCCTGGCGGCGGGTCAGAGTGTGACCATGCAGCTGACCACGGCGGAAGGCACCGCGGTGGCGGCGGACTTCGGGGATATCACCCTGGGTTCAGGGCAGAACGCCAGCTATGACGCGGCGACCGGCACCCTGACCATCAATGGTCCGATGGCGGATGGCGGCGAGATCAACTTCAGCGTGCCCACGGTGGATGACACCACCTATGAGGGGGACGAGCAGTTCAGTGTGAACCTGAGCAACCCATCCCTGGGTCAGATCAGCGATGACTCGGCGACGGCGACCATTACGGACCAGGCGGATGCAGACGCCCTGCGATTCAGCCTGAGTAATGATGTGACGGTGGCCGAGGGGCAGGATGCGAGCTTCGCGGTCTCCCTGAGTGGCGGCAGCCTGGCGGCGGGTCAGAGTGTGACCATGCAGCTGACCACGGCGGAAGGCACCGCGGTGGCGGCGGACTTCGGGGATATCACCCTGGGTTCAGGGCAGAACGCCAGCTATGACGCGGCGACCGGCACCCTAACCATCAATGGTCCGATGGCGGATGGCGGCGAGATCAACTTCAGCGTGCCCACGGTGGATGACACCACCTATGAGGGGACGAGCAGTTCAGTGTGA